Part of the Sorghum bicolor cultivar BTx623 chromosome 1, Sorghum_bicolor_NCBIv3, whole genome shotgun sequence genome, GCAGGCTTTGGGCTGCTTTAAGCGGCGTGCCAGGCTTTCCAGCCTACCAAATACAAGAAGCTGCAGCCCGTCAGCCAGGCCGCTCGTGCAGGCAAACAAATAGGCCCATAAAGTTTGAAATGATTAGAGATCCAGACATCCAGTATGGACCATATTTCAGCTCACTTCAGCACCACAAAAAAAGAGTTTCAACTCACTTTTGCCTGGCCAAATCTGTTCACAAACATTTTGCTAAGCACAAAATGAGGTAAACAGACAAATCCATTCTTTGAAGCTAGTACTTAAATTGTTTTTGTTTAATTTAATAAATTGTTAGCTTAATTTCACTTTACTGTTTTTCACCTATGGTCACAAGATATTAAAGAAAAACAAAGTTAGTCTCCATTATCGAACCATAATGTGGTGAAACTTAAATGAGCAGACCTATCTATGTTGATCCATAACTTACTTTGGAAGAAATGTTGCTAGCAGTCCATGCTTTCGAGCAATCGATTTAATAGTCTCACGGGCGTATATGAGTTTGTCAGCCGCGAGAGTGCACAAGATATACTTCAAGGCTATCTCAAACTGCCCTTTTCCAGCTTCAGCATGCAACTGCCATTTTTTAGAAAGAGGGGGGTTGGGGATAGAGGTACACAGAAAAGAAAAATCAATCAACAAATCATTGCAAATGAACTAATCAGTTTGACATCAAATGTTGTACTTTGACATGAAATTTTTGCACATGACAAGTGTGAAGCACTTACCTGCTCAACAACAATGCCTGAAGCTTTGAGGGACGAATATACTTCTTGCAATATGGATGATGCGCCATCAAATGCTGAAGTTGAGCAGTAATTGGTATTATCATATGGAACCCACTGCTCAACTCCATCACTGCAGAGATTTTCTTTCAGATCCATAAAGAATAAAAaggttttaaaattttcaataggAAACATAGCCTGGAAAAGCTACCTTACTAATTTTCTGCGAAGAAAAAATTCATTCTCAAAACCTGCCTTCATTGTCTGAAAGGATAAATAACTAAGCATGAATACTAAAACAAATGCAATTTAGAATCCATGAGGCCAAATGGCTTCGAAAATTTAGAGAGGAGAAAGTGTGGTATTCTTACCACATTAAACTCATCTAGCAGAACTTTTGTGACTTTCCTCAAGGCATTTCTAGGACAATATTCCCAGCCTTCTCCAGGCCTTATTTGCATGTCAGCCATCACCATTTCCTCGCGTCTTGACCTTGTAACAAGAGTAATATACCATTAACATAATTAGAAGTGAGGCTTCTAGAAACATAAAATTTATTCTAGCATAACAGAGACAATTTTAATAggtaatattaatattattaaaAGAATAAAACATGATGTCTTAATGCATTTGACGAATTaatatgaactaaacaagaaaaCAGAATCACTAGATGGGCACTTTTGAGTCCTGCCCTGGCCCTGGTAGTTGTGTCACTTGCTTTTGTCATAGGCTAAAAGTTTGTGCTTTCCCTAAGTAAGGTGGGTGTGTTTGTGTTATGGGGTTTCTTATCTCTGTGTACTCATCtttcttcttaatgaaatgaaACGCAGCTCCCCTgggtgttcgagaaaaaaaaacaagaaaacaGAACACTCTTAACCATAATGTAGCAATTGATTTTTAGAGTTATAAGATaatttagttttttattttacaagaaTATATTAGGTGATTACTAGTAAAGGAATGAGAATGGCATGCTATTTCAATATCCCCTATTCTATCACTCTCTTCGTTCCAAGTTTTAAGTCGTTTACGTATCTAGACATAGCATATATCTAGGTGCATAATAAAAATTATGTaccttgaaaaaacaaacagacTTCCAATTTGGAATTGAGGGAGTAGTAGTTACCCATATAATTAGCATAGGAACTTTGAATGCATAGATATGAGAGAGGAATAGATGAATAGCAATAGAATGTAAATCAGCATATCATTGATGTGGAAACAGGAGTAAGCAGAAACAAGAAATAACAAGAACGAAAACAAGTGTCATAATGGGTGTGTCAACTAAAAAGTGAACTTAAGAAGGAACTGGACTGAGTTCAATTGGTGTGCACTCCCACCAACCAGGTTAAAGTCCTCTTCAACACGAATTTGGGTGGTTCTTTCttcatatttatatttacaATGCCACATGGATCAAGTTATTTTAAAAGGTGAAGAATGTTCAAAACAATCAGAAATACCATGGGATCCTAACAAGTGTTGGCATATCTGGTACAAGTCTGATCTCGCCTACACCAGTAAGGTTAGACCCATCTGCTGGGCCATCACAAAATGAAGTCATTCCCATCGCTGCAAAAGTCAGACCAACACCCTTATTCCTTGTAATCTCATAAAATCGTCTAGCTGGCACAACCTGGAAGTACAATTCTTTGATAAGAATAGAATATGATGTACTATTTTTCTCAAGACTCAGAAAGAACACTTGCAACTATAAGAACATACTTAACGTGCTATGTTGGTTGCCTTTTTTtgttggccaaaaacaaaaaataaaagaaaaacaagtTATCAGTAGGTATAATACGCTGGGCAAAGTTCATTATACAAACTTAGATAACAGTGCAAGAGAAAAATCAACTGATAACATTATTTTCCATGGTAAAACTAACAGAGAACTTTATTGATCCATGGATCATGATTAGTGATCAATACTTTGCATCATATTAATTGCAGTATGTGGTCAGAAAAAGGTACTTACGCGGCATCTATATTGACCAGAAGCATCGCTCCAGATTATTCGAACAAAGAGCACATCTTCTTCAACAGAAGACAATGACACACTGTCACCAACTATGGTGGTTTCATGATTTATTGATCCGTTGTCAACATTTAACTTGTACAAATGCAATGCATTTCTTCTAAAGATGTCCTCAACAGCTTCGATGGCTTCCTGAATGCTAAGGTCTCCATCTTCACATGCAGCAGATAGGACACGATAAACAACATCCCGTGCCCTTTTTGCACCTGTGAATCAGCACAATGTACGAATCAAGAAATGAAATGTTAAACCAGCATATATTAAATACATGTTCAATATGTAGATACAGCCTTCATAGTTCACAATACAACCCGTAACAACATATCTGTATCAAAATCCCATGAACCAAAAAAATTCCTTTTCTAATCTCTTTGTTCATGGTAAAACAAAAGGTATTTTTGCTTATCCTAATGTAAGCTACCATTCGCGCACCTTACTTTCTGGTAAGATATTTAACATTTTTACTGATATGCAATGCTCCTTGATCATTTTATGAACTATATAAGATGATGAATGTACCTAGATAATATGTCTCTGGAAAAGCATATCCATCTGTACTGAACATGACCTGAAAACTTTTGCAAATTAGAAATACCAAGCAAAGTGTACCTTGACATGTTGAAATACATAGGTTGCTCATATCTAAGTGGCAACAAGACAGTCACATTCATCAGGATATTTATATAATCAATCAAAATGGAGTAATGTTACTAAGGTGACATGATACTGAATATTAAAGAAAAGTACTAACATCAGTAAATTGAATGTATTGTAGCACAaagtaggaacaagatacttTGTAATGCCTAAGATGGAAGGTCTGACTAGGCATCACTGAATTTCTATGGACAAACTTTTAATGCAGCACAACGGGGCTCAAACCACATGGGTGGCGTCACAACTGATGCCCCCACCCATCACGCTAGCAGTGTGTATGCCCACTATATTTAACTGCAGCATTGTCTGTTACCAGAACTTGAATTCTGGAACATTTCCTGTTACTGCAGCATTTTCTGTGTTTATTAAGCTTAGCTCTGCTAGTGTAGTGAGAGTACAGAGTAAAATATGAACAATGTGATCCATAGTGAAGACAGGATAAAACTAAATTCCGTTTTTAAGCAACACAGGATCATAAGGTAGACTGAATTAATTTCAGAACTTGAACTTTTCTAGAAACTGTTAGTCACAAGATGGACGCTTTACCTTCTTTATGGGAGCAAGCTCCAGAAGCTCTTTCAGGGACGATGTCATTCCGTGAACACTAAGTTTTGGAATTGCCAAGCCAAAATCAAGGTAGACCTGATTGTTGTTTTTTAAGGATGGATAAAACTTAAAAGCCATGAAACCAAAATATATGCAATAGGAGAAAATCAGGATCTACCTGGGAGTAAACAGATGCAAGATAGGATGCTTCCTTAGAAAATGGATAAGAAGCATGTAAAAGAACAATTTGGCACTTAGCAAATCTTTCGTCTTCAAGAACAGCACGCAAATGTAGTGGGTTGCACTTTCGCAAGTCCAGGTCCTTATCTCCAAAACTGAAAAAAAAGTATAGGAGTATATGTACATGTATGAGATATTGGAACAACCAAAACACAACATTGCTTTCATACTAGGAGCCAAAATGTCATCACCCTGTGTGAATTTGCACTGGCAGGTTAAGTGAAACAGCAATTCCAAGACTGCAGGTAAATAGATAGTCAATCAGGTTCTTGTTTGTAATCCGAAATGGCCTAGGACCTGAAAAACATGGAGGAACAAATTGCAAATTTTGTTGAGATTGTTTTAGGCATTCTATCTCCATGACAAAAAAAAGTGTCTACCTGTTAGCTCCTTACGAAGACCATCCTCTGCATCGGTCTTGCTAACATTGGGATTGATCTCTAAGCCGCTTCTATATGCAGCTATGCTTTTTAATGCAACTATTTGGTTAGAAACTGTGAGCAATAAGTTAAGGATATTCCTAAATCAAAAGGAGCTAAAGAAAAATAATCCAATTGGTTTGCAAAGGTATTGGAAAATCTGGAGGATATGAATTCAGCTTAGCTATGTAGCTTTCAGTGAATGAGTCCAGTGTCCAGCTTGATCCACTAAATGACTCCTGAAAATGGTAATCGTGCAAGTTGACTAAACATTACTTTTTAAAAGGTAGTTAAAACGGATTATTATTGACTGCACATAGCTAATCTGATATTTCAGTAAAGAAATGCAATATAGGTTACTGGTTCCGTAATGAATGGTCATGTTATTTTGTTAAAGTAAATTCTTTCCAAGAAATCTTTGcacttagggggtgtttagttccccttttttcccaaaaaattttgggttttggtctatcattttgcaaaatggaactaaacaccatgcaaaatttttggcaaaaaggtaattattctccattttggattttggcctcaagaggccaaaaaaacccaaaaagagccTCAAAGAGGCTCTCAtgagggcaataaattctgcattttggatggaaTTAAACATGACcctgaaaattttggcattttgcatttcatcactccaaagtagttggcattttgcattttggattctggggaactaaacacccccttagtaacaaaaaaaaagtggATAGAAAAAAAGTAATACCTAGAGAGAGAAAAACAAGAGAAATACACTCACATCATTGATGATTATTTCTGCTAGCCTTTCTATTCTCAGAACTCTGCCAACTACAGGAGCAAATGCCTTGTGAGACTCCGAGTCTAGCATTTTGTCGAATGCTATGCCATCATCTATAAGGATGGCAGATATGTTGGCAGCTTGGAAGCATTTGGAGGCAACCGATCTCAATCCTTCAGCACTTCTGAACTTCTCCACCTTCTCAAGTACGGGCTCGCAGTTGTACAATGCAGCAATGTCCCTCAGGCTTCTCTGCATTTGAGCATTTCATGAGGTTCCAAGGATGTAATGAGTTATATGAGAGTGCAGAGTGCACCCAGCACCCTTACGTTGGCTAGGTGCCTTATAAAAAACATTCTACTACATAAACGGGCACATGCCTT contains:
- the LOC8070530 gene encoding protein fluG; amino-acid sequence: MEARYEALRRATEEVAAVDAHAHNLVEHGSAFPFLRCFSEAEGDALALAPHSLSFKRSLRDIAALYNCEPVLEKVEKFRSAEGLRSVASKCFQAANISAILIDDGIAFDKMLDSESHKAFAPVVGRVLRIERLAEIIINDESFSGSSWTLDSFTESYIAKLNSVSNQIVALKSIAAYRSGLEINPNVSKTDAEDGLRKELTGPRPFRITNKNLIDYLFTCSLGIAVSLNLPVQIHTGFGDKDLDLRKCNPLHLRAVLEDERFAKCQIVLLHASYPFSKEASYLASVYSQVYLDFGLAIPKLSVHGMTSSLKELLELAPIKKVMFSTDGYAFPETYYLGAKRARDVVYRVLSAACEDGDLSIQEAIEAVEDIFRRNALHLYKLNVDNGSINHETTIVGDSVSLSSVEEDVLFVRIIWSDASGQYRCRVVPARRFYEITRNKGVGLTFAAMGMTSFCDGPADGSNLTGVGEIRLVPDMPTLVRIPWSRREEMVMADMQIRPGEGWEYCPRNALRKVTKVLLDEFNVTMKAGFENEFFLRRKLVSDGVEQWVPYDNTNYCSTSAFDGASSILQEVYSSLKASGIVVEQLHAEAGKGQFEIALKYILCTLAADKLIYARETIKSIARKHGLLATFLPKPDLNDLGSGSHVHLSLWENDQNVFMGSSKDNFHGMSKTGAQFLAGVYHHLPSILAFTAPHPNSYDRIQPDTWSGAYQCWGKENREAPLRTACPPGVPLDLVSNFEIKSFDGCANPHLGLAAIVAAGIDGLRRDLKLPEPIESNPSDHASKLKRLPQNLQESVESLSADKVFHELIGDKLVTAAIAIRKAEIDHFAKNPGAFNDLIYRY